In Verrucomicrobiia bacterium, a single genomic region encodes these proteins:
- a CDS encoding ABC transporter ATP-binding protein, producing the protein MALIELRNVSKIYVLGGEEIRALDGVTMDIDGGEFASIIGPSGSGKSTLMHIIGCLDSPTHGTLKLDGTEIQAATAKELARIRNQKIGFVFQFFNLLPKLNVLQNIELPMVYSGLSTAERRERAMNALALVGLENRAKHRPMQISGGQQQRVAIARALVNNPRIIFADEPTGNLDTHTGEAILELFRKLSQEGRTIVLVTHDPEIAALTPRRIEIRDGKIAPQVNARLAGLDRLSPAPVAAS; encoded by the coding sequence ATGGCGCTCATTGAGCTTCGCAACGTCAGCAAGATCTATGTTCTCGGCGGGGAGGAAATCCGCGCCCTGGACGGCGTGACGATGGATATCGACGGCGGCGAATTCGCCTCCATCATCGGCCCGTCGGGGAGCGGCAAGTCCACGTTGATGCACATCATCGGCTGTCTAGACTCGCCCACGCACGGCACGCTGAAATTGGACGGAACGGAAATCCAGGCGGCCACCGCGAAAGAGCTCGCCCGCATTCGCAATCAAAAAATTGGCTTCGTGTTCCAGTTCTTCAATCTGCTGCCCAAGCTGAACGTGCTGCAAAATATCGAGCTGCCGATGGTTTACAGCGGCCTTTCGACGGCCGAACGCCGCGAGCGCGCCATGAATGCCCTCGCGTTGGTCGGGCTGGAGAACCGCGCCAAGCATCGCCCCATGCAGATTTCCGGCGGCCAGCAACAACGCGTCGCCATTGCGCGGGCGTTGGTGAACAATCCCAGGATCATCTTTGCGGACGAGCCCACGGGCAATCTTGACACGCACACCGGCGAGGCGATTCTGGAATTGTTCCGCAAACTCAGCCAGGAAGGCCGCACCATCGTGCTCGTCACGCACGACCCTGAAATCGCGGCGTTGACCCCGCGCCGGATTGAAATTCGCGACGGCAAGATCGCCCCCCAGGTCAATGCCCGGCTCGCCGGCCTCGATCGTCTTTCGCCCGCCCCCGTTGCCGCGTCATGA
- a CDS encoding efflux RND transporter periplasmic adaptor subunit, producing MKKWTFLILVVAVGAGIYAYSHWHKRSEQGVDQAVLTTATAGPRTITLSVKAAGDIGPDDMVSVRPEINGRISQLPVDVGDAVKKGDLLCALDDRDLQTERSSRLTDIEGAKLQLDQAQRNYERNQRLYDSGLIPQETYQDAETTYELAKNALERAQKSLSQVEDQLSKTRIVAPFDCTVLTRPVSVGQAVSGSGGVGGGTEVMTVANLKQMVIKAHLNQADVVEVKVGQVTDVQIEAVPGLKLKGTVERVAPQATIKNNIKGFETQVRLTELDPRVRPGMTANMTIPVLSAENVLTIPLAAVFTEDGNRYAYIKQSENQFIMMPIDVGVSDYQYAQVLKGVDNGQVVSLVRPPLANVVRPPEPPSANATITPPQKVAEVAAAETPATTNNTKAATANP from the coding sequence ATGAAGAAATGGACTTTTCTAATTCTGGTCGTGGCGGTCGGCGCCGGCATTTACGCCTACTCGCACTGGCACAAGCGCAGCGAGCAAGGCGTTGACCAGGCCGTTCTGACAACCGCCACCGCCGGCCCGCGCACCATTACCCTCTCCGTCAAGGCGGCCGGTGACATTGGCCCCGATGACATGGTTTCCGTGCGGCCCGAGATCAACGGTCGCATCTCCCAACTGCCCGTGGACGTCGGGGACGCCGTCAAGAAAGGCGATTTGCTGTGCGCGCTGGACGATCGCGATCTTCAAACGGAGCGCTCCTCACGTTTAACGGACATTGAGGGCGCCAAGCTTCAGCTCGACCAGGCGCAACGGAACTACGAGCGCAACCAGCGCCTTTACGACAGCGGGCTCATTCCGCAGGAGACGTATCAGGATGCCGAAACGACCTACGAACTGGCCAAAAACGCGCTCGAGCGGGCGCAAAAATCCCTGAGCCAGGTCGAGGATCAATTGTCCAAGACGCGTATCGTGGCACCGTTTGACTGCACAGTGCTAACGCGTCCGGTGTCCGTTGGCCAGGCCGTTTCCGGTTCCGGCGGTGTGGGTGGCGGCACGGAGGTCATGACGGTGGCCAATCTCAAGCAGATGGTCATCAAGGCACACCTGAATCAGGCCGACGTCGTGGAGGTGAAGGTGGGCCAGGTGACCGACGTGCAAATCGAGGCTGTGCCGGGCCTGAAATTGAAGGGCACCGTTGAACGTGTCGCCCCGCAGGCCACCATCAAGAACAACATCAAGGGTTTTGAAACCCAGGTGCGCTTGACGGAATTGGATCCGCGGGTGCGTCCAGGCATGACGGCGAACATGACCATTCCCGTGTTGTCGGCGGAAAACGTGCTAACGATTCCGCTGGCAGCCGTGTTCACCGAGGACGGCAACCGCTACGCCTACATCAAGCAGAGCGAGAACCAGTTCATTATGATGCCCATCGACGTTGGCGTTTCGGATTATCAATACGCGCAGGTGTTGAAGGGCGTGGATAATGGCCAGGTCGTTTCGCTGGTGCGCCCCCCACTGGCGAACGTCGTGCGCCCGCCCGAACCCCCTTCGGCGAATGCCACGATCACGCCGCCGCAAAAGGTCGCGGAAGTGGCCGCGGCGGAAACGCCCGCCACCACCAACAACACCAAGGCCGCCACGGCAAACCCCTAG
- a CDS encoding glycoside hydrolase family 43 protein, translating to MNYRAPALVRVSMFLRCCIRLLFTLVVVTAGAATNHVFRPGEVWLDMDGKPIQAHGGGILVHQDGYFWYGEDRTPGGSGAVACYSSTNLFDWHRAGVALSRFDLPRVNGRRTFVERPKVIYNAPTKKFVMWMHLEAGRYTYARAGIATSDTPTGPFTFLQAIRPITNDFNFADAPTEQKQFGGTFRDMNVFVDDDGAAYVFYASEDNWTMYVVRLNASFTGPAEPIVEGKTWARILVRQMREAPAPFKHNGRYYLITSACTGWRPNRAAWAVADHLLGPWQTNGNPCTGPDAETTYGSQSTFVLPLPGQPNRFIFMADRWKPEDLSDSRYVWLPLTIDTAGAPVVTWQDQWNIAR from the coding sequence ATGAATTACCGTGCGCCGGCTTTGGTCCGTGTTTCGATGTTTTTGCGTTGCTGCATCAGACTGCTGTTCACGCTGGTCGTGGTGACGGCGGGCGCAGCGACAAATCACGTTTTCCGTCCGGGCGAGGTCTGGCTGGATATGGACGGAAAGCCTATCCAAGCCCACGGCGGGGGCATTCTGGTCCACCAAGACGGGTATTTCTGGTATGGCGAGGACCGCACGCCGGGCGGCAGCGGCGCGGTGGCGTGCTATTCGTCCACCAACCTTTTCGACTGGCATCGGGCGGGCGTGGCATTGTCGCGCTTTGACCTGCCCCGCGTCAACGGCCGCCGCACATTCGTTGAGCGCCCCAAGGTGATTTACAATGCGCCGACCAAAAAATTTGTGATGTGGATGCATCTGGAAGCGGGGCGTTACACCTACGCGCGCGCCGGCATCGCCACCAGTGACACCCCGACAGGGCCGTTCACCTTCCTCCAGGCCATTCGCCCAATCACGAACGATTTCAATTTTGCCGACGCACCCACCGAACAAAAGCAATTCGGCGGCACTTTCCGTGACATGAACGTCTTCGTTGATGACGACGGCGCGGCCTATGTGTTTTATGCCTCCGAAGACAACTGGACCATGTATGTCGTCCGGCTGAACGCCAGTTTTACAGGACCGGCGGAACCGATCGTGGAGGGCAAAACCTGGGCGCGCATTCTGGTGCGCCAGATGCGCGAGGCGCCGGCCCCGTTCAAACACAACGGCCGCTACTACCTTATCACCTCGGCCTGCACCGGATGGCGACCCAACCGGGCCGCGTGGGCCGTGGCCGATCATCTGCTGGGCCCGTGGCAGACCAACGGTAATCCCTGCACCGGCCCCGACGCGGAAACGACTTACGGCAGCCAAAGCACCTTCGTGCTGCCCCTGCCCGGCCAGCCAAACCGGTTCATCTTCATGGCCGACCGCTGGAAGCCCGAAGACCTGAGCGACTCACGTTACGTCTGGCTGCCGCTGACCATTGACACCGCCGGCGCTCCGGTCGTGACCTGGCAAGATCAGTGGAACATTGCCCGCTAA
- the hrpA gene encoding ATP-dependent RNA helicase HrpA, giving the protein MNDPRLNELRQLLPQAMLSDWVRLGLRANRLVRDRLHPDKHDAVLERLLEQARASVALREQRGQLRPPVTYPPELPIMARKDEIVAAIRSSQVVVVAGETGSGKTTQLPKMCLEAGLGVAAKIGCTQPRRVAALSISRRLAEELNVTWGRQVGCKIRFDDRSSPETYIKLMTDGILLAEAQGDPELSDYEAIIIDEAHERSLNIDFLLGHLKGLLARRGDLKLIVTSATIDTQAFARHFNDAPVIEVSGRLYPVDVLYRPLDAAAEERGETNYVDAAVAATEQVFYETNFGDALIFMPGERDIRETSDQLAGRLAREAEIIPLFGRLSAGEQQRVFAPSERRKIVVATNIAETSLTIPGIRFIIDAGLARLSRYNPRTRTRRLPIEPVSQSSANQRKGRAGRVQDGTCIRLYAEEDFYTRPAFTPPEIQRANLAEVILRMKAFRLGNIETFPFIQPPTPAAVAGGYALLQELGALDEQRELTLLGRDLARLPIDPTLGRMLWQSQREHATRELLIIAAGLSIQDPRERPLDQKEAAAAAHKQFADPRSDFLTLLNIWNAVHDQWKQLRTQTQRRKFCRQHFLSYVRLREWQDLHAQLHDALADLGTLKLNESNAAYEAIHRSILAGLIGHVARREDRNAYKAAGNRLVTMFPGSALYERAEKSVKGRGPKPPMPSPAAKAGQPEWIVAGEIVETSQLFARTVAGIEPEWIHQLAPHCCKVTHQNPHWSASHGRVLIEEIITLHGLEVQRRKVAYGNLNPKEATAIFIRSALVEEDVVPGGRRRREETGGGPAEQGNWRADIRENLGARRSAGDPAGRPELPAQYRFLAHNRGVRAKIENLQTRARHHGLLDLDQALCDFYAGRLANVSSLDELNRLLREHPDQKFLCAADADLLGEVQLDYDATAFPDAVTLAQQPLPLRYAYAPGEEWDGVTVQLPVDLARSLSPAQVDWAVPGLRAEQVDELLRSLPKSLRRELQPLEPKIAEIVRDLQPRDDSLTADLGRFIRQRYGVTIPADAWRTETVPAHLRPRVEVVDGNRRPLAAGRNLAQLRQQLKDAPAAPAGGSEAWRRVVAQWERTAITSWSFGDLPERIVVESEPGRPAGPAALHAWPGLVLEEQHVSLRLFRSPDLAREASVAGVGRLLELALQKDFAWLQKDLRSLQQLNAIYAPIGTGDELQASAFAHLKRHVLPEAGLPALTLAAFEATVEEARERLRGLPGQLAARLTTVLQLRQQIAAKLGPAAPAPARPRTLNELSQLGQPTAQSRRHPLAVELEQLLPARFLESISFVRLVELPRYLKALLTRIERAAVNPPKDQERARQLAPFQVAVQQLQAAPPKSPAGRRLAEEFRWLVEEFKVSLFAQELGTAVPVSAKRLEQRWESLKMEL; this is encoded by the coding sequence ATGAACGATCCGCGGCTCAACGAACTCCGGCAGCTGCTCCCGCAGGCGATGCTCTCCGACTGGGTGCGCCTGGGCTTGCGGGCCAATCGGCTGGTGCGCGACCGGTTGCACCCCGACAAGCATGACGCCGTCCTCGAAAGGTTGCTGGAACAGGCCCGGGCTTCGGTGGCACTGCGGGAACAACGCGGGCAGCTGCGGCCGCCCGTCACGTATCCGCCGGAGCTGCCCATCATGGCCCGGAAAGATGAAATCGTGGCGGCCATCCGTTCAAGCCAGGTGGTGGTCGTCGCCGGCGAGACCGGCTCCGGCAAGACGACGCAGCTGCCCAAGATGTGTCTGGAAGCCGGGCTGGGCGTGGCGGCGAAGATTGGCTGCACCCAGCCCCGCCGCGTGGCGGCATTGTCCATTTCCCGGCGCCTGGCGGAGGAGTTGAACGTGACCTGGGGCCGGCAGGTCGGCTGCAAGATCCGCTTCGACGACCGTTCCAGCCCGGAGACGTATATCAAGCTGATGACGGACGGGATTCTCCTCGCCGAAGCGCAGGGCGATCCGGAACTTTCCGATTACGAAGCCATCATCATTGATGAAGCCCACGAACGCAGCTTGAACATCGATTTTCTCCTGGGCCACCTCAAGGGCCTGCTGGCGCGCCGCGGGGACCTCAAACTCATCGTCACCTCCGCCACCATCGACACGCAGGCATTTGCGCGGCACTTCAATGACGCTCCCGTTATTGAGGTATCCGGGCGGCTGTATCCGGTGGACGTGCTTTACCGGCCGCTCGATGCGGCCGCCGAGGAGCGCGGCGAAACGAACTACGTGGACGCGGCGGTGGCGGCCACCGAACAGGTGTTTTACGAGACGAATTTTGGCGACGCGCTCATCTTCATGCCGGGCGAGCGGGACATTCGCGAAACGAGCGATCAGCTGGCCGGACGCCTGGCGCGCGAGGCGGAAATCATTCCGCTCTTTGGCCGGCTCAGTGCTGGCGAGCAGCAGCGTGTCTTCGCCCCGAGTGAACGGCGCAAGATCGTGGTCGCCACCAACATCGCCGAAACTTCGCTGACGATTCCCGGCATTCGGTTCATCATTGATGCCGGGCTGGCGCGCCTTAGCCGCTACAACCCGCGCACGCGCACCCGGCGTCTGCCGATCGAGCCCGTTTCGCAAAGCAGCGCAAATCAGCGCAAAGGACGCGCGGGCCGGGTGCAGGACGGCACGTGCATCCGGCTTTACGCCGAGGAGGATTTTTACACGCGTCCGGCCTTCACGCCGCCGGAGATTCAGCGCGCCAACCTGGCGGAAGTCATCCTGCGCATGAAGGCGTTCCGGCTCGGGAACATCGAGACGTTTCCCTTCATCCAGCCGCCGACGCCCGCGGCCGTGGCGGGCGGTTACGCCTTGTTGCAGGAGCTGGGCGCCTTGGATGAACAGCGCGAACTTACGCTGCTGGGACGCGATCTGGCGCGGTTGCCGATCGACCCGACGCTGGGACGCATGTTGTGGCAATCGCAACGCGAGCACGCGACCCGGGAACTGCTCATCATCGCCGCCGGCCTGAGCATCCAGGACCCGCGCGAGCGGCCGCTCGATCAGAAGGAAGCCGCGGCCGCCGCCCACAAGCAATTTGCAGATCCGCGTTCGGATTTTCTGACGCTGCTCAACATTTGGAACGCCGTGCACGACCAGTGGAAGCAGTTGCGGACGCAAACTCAGCGGCGAAAATTCTGCCGGCAGCACTTTCTTTCCTATGTCCGGCTGCGCGAGTGGCAGGACTTGCACGCGCAACTGCACGATGCGCTCGCCGACCTGGGCACGCTCAAGCTGAATGAGAGCAATGCCGCCTACGAGGCGATTCATCGTTCAATTCTGGCCGGGCTCATCGGCCACGTCGCGCGCCGTGAGGACCGCAATGCCTACAAAGCCGCCGGGAACCGGTTGGTGACAATGTTTCCCGGGTCGGCGCTTTACGAGCGCGCCGAGAAATCCGTCAAAGGCCGCGGCCCCAAGCCACCCATGCCATCGCCAGCGGCCAAGGCGGGCCAACCGGAGTGGATTGTGGCCGGCGAAATCGTGGAAACGTCACAATTGTTTGCCCGGACCGTGGCCGGCATCGAGCCGGAGTGGATTCACCAGCTTGCGCCGCATTGCTGCAAGGTCACGCATCAGAATCCGCACTGGAGCGCCAGCCACGGACGCGTGTTGATCGAGGAAATCATCACCTTGCACGGACTCGAAGTGCAGCGCCGCAAAGTGGCCTACGGAAATCTGAACCCCAAGGAGGCCACGGCCATTTTCATCCGCTCCGCCCTGGTGGAGGAGGACGTGGTGCCCGGCGGCCGGCGGCGGCGTGAGGAAACTGGCGGGGGTCCGGCAGAGCAGGGGAATTGGCGCGCGGACATTCGGGAAAATCTCGGCGCCCGGAGATCCGCGGGCGACCCGGCCGGCCGGCCAGAATTGCCGGCGCAATACCGTTTCCTGGCCCACAACCGCGGCGTGCGCGCCAAGATTGAAAACCTGCAAACCCGGGCTCGCCACCACGGGCTGCTCGATTTGGATCAGGCGCTGTGTGATTTCTATGCGGGGCGCCTCGCAAACGTTTCCTCGCTCGACGAGTTGAACCGCCTGTTGCGCGAACACCCCGACCAGAAATTTCTCTGCGCTGCGGACGCGGACCTGCTGGGTGAAGTGCAGTTGGACTACGACGCAACGGCGTTTCCCGACGCGGTGACCCTCGCGCAACAACCGCTGCCGTTGCGCTACGCCTACGCGCCGGGTGAAGAATGGGATGGCGTCACCGTGCAACTGCCGGTGGATCTCGCGCGATCACTCTCGCCGGCGCAGGTGGATTGGGCGGTGCCGGGGCTGCGCGCCGAACAGGTGGACGAGCTGTTGCGTTCGTTGCCGAAGTCGCTGCGGCGCGAATTGCAGCCGCTGGAACCCAAGATCGCCGAAATCGTCCGCGACCTGCAACCCCGCGACGATTCGCTTACGGCCGATTTGGGACGCTTCATCCGGCAGCGTTATGGCGTCACCATCCCGGCGGATGCATGGCGCACGGAGACAGTGCCCGCACATTTGCGCCCGCGCGTGGAAGTGGTGGACGGGAATCGCCGGCCGCTCGCGGCGGGACGCAACCTGGCGCAGTTGCGGCAGCAATTGAAGGATGCGCCGGCAGCACCCGCGGGCGGCAGCGAGGCGTGGCGCCGGGTCGTCGCGCAATGGGAACGCACGGCCATCACGAGCTGGTCATTCGGTGATTTGCCGGAGCGCATTGTGGTGGAGTCCGAGCCCGGCCGGCCGGCCGGCCCGGCCGCGTTGCACGCCTGGCCCGGACTGGTGCTGGAGGAGCAGCATGTCAGCCTGCGGCTGTTCCGAAGCCCGGATCTGGCGCGTGAGGCAAGCGTGGCCGGCGTGGGGCGGCTGCTCGAACTGGCGCTCCAAAAGGACTTCGCCTGGCTGCAAAAGGATTTGCGCAGTCTCCAGCAATTGAACGCGATCTACGCGCCCATCGGCACCGGCGACGAATTGCAGGCCTCGGCGTTTGCGCACTTGAAACGCCACGTGCTGCCGGAAGCGGGTTTGCCGGCACTCACGCTGGCGGCCTTTGAAGCGACGGTCGAGGAGGCGCGCGAACGGCTGCGCGGGTTGCCGGGACAACTCGCCGCGCGTCTCACCACAGTTCTGCAACTGCGGCAGCAAATCGCGGCTAAGCTGGGTCCGGCCGCACCGGCGCCGGCCCGTCCGCGCACGTTGAATGAGCTGAGCCAGCTTGGCCAGCCAACCGCGCAGAGTCGGCGGCATCCCCTGGCGGTGGAACTGGAACAGTTGTTGCCCGCCCGATTTTTGGAATCCATTTCCTTTGTTCGCCTCGTCGAGCTGCCGCGCTATTTGAAGGCATTGCTGACGCGCATCGAACGCGCGGCGGTGAATCCACCCAAAGATCAGGAACGCGCCAGGCAGTTGGCGCCGTTTCAGGTGGCGGTGCAGCAATTGCAGGCCGCGCCGCCCAAATCGCCGGCGGGCCGCCGGCTCGCGGAGGAGTTCCGCTGGCTGGTTGAGGAATTCAAAGTCTCGCTGTTCGCGCAGGAACTCGGCACGGCTGTGCCGGTCTCGGCCAAGCGCCTGGAGCAACGCTGGGAAAGTTTGAAGATGGAGTTGTAG
- a CDS encoding PAS domain S-box protein, translating into MEDWIMGKVLRVLLIEDSPIAAAAVQRFLAGAGYQLESLVVDAPGALEKALATRTWDIVLSDYVMPDFTGQDALEICQRCRPEVPFVCISGEIGDEKAAELIRSGAQAFVSKSNLERLTGVVERELIAADGRKQARRAAQLAAHLAAIVESSDDAIFSKDLHGTVLSWNPAAARIYGYAAEEMIGKNIACIIPADRRGELAKIMEQLRRGEPIKRLETVRQCKDGTLIDVSLTISPIRDAQRTVIGASAIARNITERRRLERERQKLIENLQEAVSKVKLLSGLLPICANCKKIRDEHGHWEAVEVYVHEHSQADFTHGICPDCAKVLYPGIDLHLGK; encoded by the coding sequence ATGGAGGATTGGATTATGGGCAAGGTGTTGCGAGTGCTCTTGATCGAAGATTCGCCCATTGCAGCGGCGGCGGTGCAGCGCTTCCTCGCGGGTGCCGGCTACCAATTGGAGAGTCTGGTCGTGGATGCTCCGGGGGCTCTCGAAAAGGCGCTCGCCACGCGGACGTGGGACATCGTGCTCAGCGATTACGTGATGCCGGATTTCACCGGCCAGGACGCGCTGGAGATTTGCCAACGCTGCCGCCCGGAGGTTCCGTTCGTCTGCATCTCGGGCGAAATTGGCGACGAAAAGGCGGCGGAACTCATCCGGTCCGGCGCGCAGGCGTTTGTTTCAAAATCCAATCTGGAACGGCTGACCGGCGTGGTGGAGCGCGAACTCATCGCGGCCGACGGACGCAAACAGGCGCGGCGGGCCGCCCAACTGGCGGCGCACCTGGCGGCCATTGTGGAAAGCTCGGACGACGCCATCTTCAGCAAGGATTTGCACGGCACCGTGCTGAGCTGGAATCCCGCGGCGGCGCGGATTTACGGTTACGCGGCGGAGGAAATGATCGGCAAAAACATCGCCTGCATCATCCCGGCAGACCGGCGCGGTGAACTGGCAAAGATCATGGAACAACTGCGGCGCGGCGAGCCAATTAAACGCCTGGAAACCGTCCGCCAATGCAAGGACGGCACGCTGATTGACGTTTCGCTCACCATTTCGCCGATTCGCGATGCGCAGCGCACCGTCATCGGTGCCTCGGCCATTGCCCGGAACATTACGGAACGGCGGCGGTTGGAACGGGAACGGCAGAAGCTGATTGAGAACCTGCAGGAGGCGGTTTCCAAAGTGAAGCTGCTGAGCGGCCTGCTGCCGATTTGCGCCAACTGCAAAAAAATCCGTGACGAACATGGCCACTGGGAAGCGGTGGAAGTTTACGTGCACGAACATTCCCAAGCCGACTTCACACACGGTATTTGTCCGGACTGTGCGAAGGTGTTGTATCCGGGCATTGACTTGCACCTCGGCAAATAG